One genomic window of Plasmodium coatneyi strain Hackeri chromosome 12, complete sequence includes the following:
- a CDS encoding Lipoyl synthase, whose amino-acid sequence MPPKELRVRDILEKTAQQNCNHQTRGKCRKFFFLWKLDKMRDAHLGVQANGRKNHLRSGSATYEASLGEDQMKGERKESPTNLEKDKKEQEQPKDGLLIPKVGNKMPEKKPDWFHVPAPTGKKYNDLKEDLKKLKLHTVCEEAQCPNIGECWNIGTATIMLLGDTCTRGCKFCSIKTSSKPPPPDANEPFNTAKAICEWDINYVVLTSVDRDDLPDGGASHFAKTIELIKFSRPEILIECLVSDFQGNLDSIRKLANSGMEVYAHNIETVRRLQKFVRDRRANYEQSLRVLKIAKEINPMLYTKTSIMLGLGETKEEVLEAMSDVRQHNIDVITFGQYLRPTKNHLNVVEYVSPQMFDYYKEEGMKMGFKYIASGPLVRSSYKAGEYFMKSLVEQRKGAKLHAQG is encoded by the coding sequence ATGCCCCCCAAGGAGTTGCGCGTGAGAGACATTCTGGAAAAAACTGCACAGCAGAATTGTAATCACCAAACGAGGGGAAAATGTAGgaagttcttttttctctggaAATTGGACAAAATGAGAGATGCACATTTGGGGGTTCAGGCGAACGGAAGGAAGAACCACCTTCGTAGTGGGTCCGCTACGTATGAAGCATCATTGGGGGAAGATCAaatgaagggggaaagaaaagaatctCCTACTAACCtggaaaaggataaaaaggaGCAAGAGCAACCAAAAGACGGGCTACTCATTCCAAAGGTGGGAAACAAAATGCCAGAGAAGAAGCCTGACTGGTTTCATGTTCCTGCACCCAcaggtaaaaaatataacgaTCTAAAAGAAGATTTGAAGAAACTAAAGTTACACACAGTTTGCGAAGAAGCTCAGTGTCCCAACATAGGGGAATGCTGGAATATTGGCACAGCAACAATCATGTTGTTAGGGGATACTTGCACAAGGGGGTGTAAGTTTTGTTCCATAAAAACGTCGAGCAAACCTCCGCCACCAGATGCTAATGAACCTTTTAATACAGCAAAGGCCATATGCGAGTGGGACATCAATTACGTCGTTTTGACTTCGGTCGATAGGGATGACTTACCAGATGGGggagctagccattttgcaaaaactATTGAActtataaaattttctaGACCAGAAATTCTCATCGAATGTTTAGTTTCTGATTTTCAAGGGAATTTGGATTCCATTCGGAAGCTTGCCAACAGTGGCATGGAGGTTTATGCGCACAACATTGAAACGGTTCGGAggttacaaaaatttgtgcGTGATAGGAGAGCAAACTATGAACAGTCATTACGGGTCctaaaaattgcaaaagaaATCAATCCCATGTTGTATACCAAAACGAGCATTATGTTAGGGTTAGGGGAGACTAAGGAGGAGGTTCTTGAAGCTATGTCAGATGTAAGACAGCACAATATAGATGTGATAACATTTGGCCAGTATTTACGGCCAACGAAGAACCACCTTAACGTTGTCGAATATGTCTCTCCCCAAATGTTTGATTACTACAAGGAGGAGGGAATGAAAATGGGGTTCAAGTATATAGCAAGTGGGCCCCTGGTTCGGTCCTCCTACAAAGCGGGGGAGTATTTTATGAAAAGCCTCGTCGAACAACGCAAGGGCGCCAAGTTGCATGCGCAGGGGTGA